One segment of Oceanispirochaeta sp. DNA contains the following:
- a CDS encoding aldo/keto reductase — protein sequence MSTKAGYLMWPGPYGEWGSRKYLLSSLDQSLTRMGLDYVDIFYSHRFDPNTPLEETMGALATAVKQGKALYAGISSYSAEKTLEASRILKNLGVPVLIHQPSYSMLNRWVEEQLLDTLLSEGIGCIPFTPLAQGLLTDKYLNGIPADSRALKAASFNKDKFLSESNLEHIKKLNKLAENRGQSLAQMALAWIARQPAITTVLIGASKPEQIIENIKAFENIDFTDEELKAIDSYAVDGGVNLWAQSSQF from the coding sequence ATCTCAACAAAGGCTGGGTATTTAATGTGGCCAGGACCTTATGGTGAATGGGGCTCCAGAAAATATCTTCTATCCAGTTTAGATCAGAGTTTGACCCGAATGGGCCTTGATTATGTGGATATATTCTATTCTCACCGATTTGATCCCAATACTCCACTGGAAGAGACAATGGGTGCTTTGGCTACAGCAGTAAAGCAGGGCAAGGCTCTTTATGCTGGTATTTCATCCTATTCTGCGGAAAAAACTCTGGAGGCTTCACGTATTCTTAAAAATTTGGGTGTTCCTGTTCTTATTCATCAGCCTTCCTACTCGATGTTGAACCGCTGGGTTGAAGAACAACTGCTCGATACTCTTCTTTCTGAAGGGATTGGATGCATACCTTTTACACCTCTGGCACAGGGGCTTTTAACAGATAAATATCTGAATGGGATTCCCGCTGATTCAAGAGCATTAAAAGCTGCTAGTTTTAATAAGGATAAGTTTTTAAGCGAATCCAATCTGGAACATATAAAAAAGCTCAATAAACTAGCAGAAAACCGCGGTCAGAGTCTTGCACAAATGGCTCTCGCGTGGATTGCTCGGCAACCGGCAATCACAACTGTACTGATCGGTGCCAGTAAGCCTGAACAGATAATTGAGAACATAAAGGCCTTTGAAAATATTGATTTTACAGACGAAGAATTGAAGGCAATAGATTCATATGCTGTTGATGGAGGAGTTAACCTCTGGGCGCAGTCCAGTCAATTTTAA